A genomic region of Planctomycetota bacterium contains the following coding sequences:
- a CDS encoding radical SAM protein, translated as MYINRLDIKKKLEKKLTHETIEQAKGDFHAWRQKCVTLLPVISGNNCPFACTYCYIQSMESPSAQKSDPFAFKEPEPLNLSGEQLCWALLENKEFIPGEYGTPLAFGHVSEPFLPSLLENTLGYFKAISAYLGNPIQFSTKMFITPELAKKIKGSLKHKLVSPLVTITTLKNAAKLEPKAPPPEERFQSIANLSKAGYKVFLYLRPLIPGIVTEEIEEILKLAKKAGAIGVVGGGFRITLPILNRMKDAKADVSEIANRIPNIGDKQRYIYTKDLEDKVVTLAHNLKMVALRSTKCAMAYACKLPSPSLYWQYNKNICVKCKPCEKEAPKYKKSDIDKILKEVFPTETILSYKDEKGAVEIAVKLSEGKTSLEPWVPRVLETYLRKPVTIKRQ; from the coding sequence ATGTATATAAACCGGTTGGACATAAAAAAGAAGCTGGAAAAGAAGCTCACACACGAAACCATCGAGCAGGCCAAAGGCGATTTCCACGCCTGGCGGCAGAAATGCGTCACCTTGCTCCCGGTTATCAGCGGGAATAATTGCCCCTTTGCCTGCACTTATTGCTATATCCAGAGCATGGAATCGCCCTCGGCGCAGAAAAGCGACCCGTTCGCCTTTAAAGAGCCGGAACCCTTAAACCTTTCCGGGGAACAGCTCTGCTGGGCGCTCCTGGAAAATAAGGAATTCATTCCCGGCGAATACGGCACGCCCTTGGCATTCGGGCATGTCTCGGAGCCCTTCCTGCCAAGCCTTCTGGAAAATACGCTCGGCTATTTCAAGGCGATATCCGCGTACCTGGGCAACCCGATACAGTTTTCGACCAAGATGTTCATTACGCCCGAACTGGCTAAAAAGATAAAAGGCTCGCTGAAGCATAAGCTGGTCAGCCCTCTGGTCACCATCACCACGCTTAAGAACGCGGCGAAACTCGAGCCCAAGGCGCCGCCGCCGGAAGAGCGCTTCCAGAGCATTGCCAATCTTTCCAAGGCAGGCTATAAAGTGTTCCTCTATTTAAGGCCGCTGATACCGGGCATTGTCACCGAAGAGATTGAGGAAATCCTAAAGCTCGCCAAGAAGGCCGGCGCCATCGGAGTGGTCGGTGGGGGTTTTAGGATAACGCTCCCGATTCTTAACCGGATGAAGGATGCCAAGGCGGATGTCTCGGAAATCGCCAACCGCATCCCGAATATCGGCGACAAACAGCGCTATATTTATACCAAGGACCTGGAGGATAAAGTCGTCACGCTTGCACATAATCTCAAGATGGTTGCCCTGCGCTCGACCAAATGCGCCATGGCATACGCCTGCAAGCTTCCCTCGCCCTCGCTTTACTGGCAATACAATAAGAATATCTGCGTCAAATGCAAACCCTGCGAAAAAGAGGCGCCCAAATACAAGAAATCCGATATCGATAAAATCCTGAAAGAGGTCTTCCCGACGGAAACGATTCTCTCTTATAAGGACGAGAAAGGCGCGGTTGAGATTGCGGTAAAGCTCTCCGAAGGAAAGACGTCCTTGGAGCCGTGGGTGCCGCGCGTCTTGGAAACGTATCTCAGGAAGCCCGTGACAATCAAACGGCAGTAA
- the rplK gene encoding 50S ribosomal protein L11, translating to MAKKEVMVKIKLQAPGGQATPAPPVGPALGQHGVNIGEFVKRFNDQTKSAQGLVTPVIVTVYKDRTFDFIVKTPPASVLLKKAAGIAQGSAEPHKVKVGKVTKAQLKEIAQVKLKDLNTTDIEKACKVIEGTARNMGIEVVG from the coding sequence ATGGCAAAAAAAGAAGTAATGGTGAAAATAAAACTGCAGGCGCCCGGCGGCCAGGCAACCCCGGCACCACCGGTCGGCCCGGCTTTAGGACAGCACGGAGTTAATATCGGCGAATTCGTCAAGCGCTTCAACGACCAGACCAAGAGCGCGCAAGGCCTCGTAACGCCGGTAATCGTTACGGTTTATAAAGACCGGACATTTGATTTTATCGTCAAGACGCCGCCCGCCTCGGTCCTTTTAAAGAAGGCGGCCGGAATCGCCCAGGGCTCTGCCGAGCCGCATAAGGTCAAGGTCGGCAAGGTGACCAAGGCGCAGTTAAAGGAAATCGCCCAGGTAAAACTCAAGGATTTGAATACGACCGATATCGAAAAAGCCTGCAAGGTCATAGAAGGGACCGCCCGCAATATGGGCATAGAGGTGGTGGGGTAA
- a CDS encoding 50S ribosomal protein L1 — protein sequence MEKVKLTKRQKKVQEKYEAAGGATKQYETAEAVNVLKSLPPVKFDQTVEMAINLGIDPKKSDQLIRGAVTLPKGIGKTRKVIVFAAGDDAKAARDAGADEVGFEDLMKKVQDGWTDFDVAIAPPSMMKNISRLGKVLGPQGKMPSPKNGTVSEDIKNAVKEFKAGKVEFRCDALGIIHVPVGKLSFSVEDLKNNVESFLEHIQSLRPTSAKGIFIKKVTLSATMSPGFQLKYVAAK from the coding sequence ATGGAAAAAGTAAAGCTTACCAAAAGGCAGAAGAAAGTCCAGGAGAAATACGAAGCCGCCGGCGGCGCCACGAAGCAATACGAGACAGCCGAAGCGGTAAACGTCTTAAAAAGCCTTCCCCCGGTCAAGTTCGACCAGACCGTGGAAATGGCGATAAATCTGGGAATCGACCCGAAGAAAAGCGACCAATTAATCCGCGGCGCGGTTACCCTTCCCAAAGGAATCGGTAAGACCAGGAAGGTAATCGTCTTCGCGGCGGGCGACGATGCCAAAGCGGCGCGCGATGCCGGAGCGGATGAAGTGGGTTTCGAAGACTTAATGAAAAAGGTGCAGGACGGCTGGACGGATTTTGACGTGGCTATCGCGCCTCCGAGCATGATGAAGAACATCAGCCGGCTCGGCAAGGTCTTGGGGCCGCAGGGGAAGATGCCCTCACCCAAGAACGGCACGGTCAGCGAAGATATCAAGAACGCGGTCAAGGAATTCAAGGCCGGCAAGGTCGAATTCCGTTGCGACGCGCTGGGCATCATCCACGTGCCGGTTGGGAAACTTTCCTTCAGCGTGGAAGATTTGAAGAACAACGTGGAATCGTTCCTGGAACACATTCAATCCCTAAGGCCCACCTCGGCTAAAGGGATATTCATAAAGAAGGTCACTCTCTCGGCGACGATGAGCCCCGGGTTCCAGCTGAAATACGTCGCGGCGAAGTAG